The Prosthecobacter dejongeii genome contains a region encoding:
- a CDS encoding DUF1501 domain-containing protein: MFHTPTFYSRRHFLRDCTYGLGKVAAAGLLTDSLSGAAAANPLSARGPHFAPKAKRVIHLFMAGAPSQLETFDPKPMLTKYEGKPIPPEVIGGQRYAFIRSDAAALGPRFKFAQHGQSGAWISEVMPHVAKIADELCIIRSVKTDQFNHAPAQIFFQTGFGQPGRPCMGSWALYGLGAETQNLPAFVVMSTGSGLSGGTALMSSGFLPTIYNGVRFRNSGDPILNVSSPAGIDSRAQRDTLDLVSQLNQKRLGAVGDPEIATRIASYEMAFRMQTSAPELTDLRSESKETLEMYGCDPDKPSYARACLLARRMIERGVRFVNIYHEGWDAHSNVEGNVRNNCKETDQASAALVKDLKQRGLLDDTLVVWGGEFGRTPMVETNPALGRALGRDHHPQAFTIWMAGGGVKGGQTIGATDELGFNVVEDPVHVHDVQATMLHLMGFDHERLTFHTQGRDYRLTDVHGHVVKKVLLKSRSEAIPVPRLRD; the protein is encoded by the coding sequence ATGTTTCACACCCCCACCTTCTACTCCCGCCGTCACTTCCTGCGTGATTGCACTTATGGTTTGGGCAAAGTGGCCGCCGCCGGTCTGCTGACGGATTCACTCAGCGGTGCCGCTGCAGCAAATCCGCTGAGCGCGCGCGGCCCTCACTTTGCCCCGAAGGCCAAACGGGTGATCCACCTCTTCATGGCGGGGGCTCCAAGTCAGCTCGAGACCTTCGACCCCAAACCCATGCTCACCAAGTATGAGGGCAAACCCATCCCTCCCGAGGTCATTGGCGGCCAGCGTTACGCCTTCATCCGGTCGGATGCCGCCGCTCTGGGTCCTCGTTTCAAATTCGCCCAGCATGGGCAAAGTGGGGCCTGGATCTCCGAGGTGATGCCGCATGTAGCGAAGATTGCTGATGAGCTGTGCATCATCCGTTCCGTGAAAACGGACCAGTTCAATCACGCCCCCGCGCAGATCTTTTTCCAGACAGGCTTTGGCCAGCCGGGCCGCCCCTGCATGGGCTCCTGGGCGCTGTATGGACTCGGGGCCGAGACGCAAAACCTTCCTGCCTTTGTGGTCATGTCCACCGGCTCAGGCCTCAGCGGCGGCACGGCCCTCATGTCCAGCGGCTTCCTCCCGACCATCTACAACGGCGTACGCTTCCGCAATAGCGGTGACCCCATCCTGAATGTCTCCAGCCCTGCGGGCATTGATTCGCGGGCGCAGCGAGACACGCTGGACCTCGTCAGCCAGCTCAATCAAAAACGCCTAGGTGCGGTGGGAGATCCGGAGATCGCCACGCGCATCGCTTCCTATGAAATGGCCTTCCGCATGCAGACCAGCGCCCCGGAACTCACGGACCTGCGCAGCGAGAGCAAGGAGACTCTGGAGATGTATGGCTGCGATCCTGACAAGCCCAGTTACGCCCGCGCTTGTCTCTTAGCCCGGCGCATGATCGAGCGCGGGGTACGTTTCGTAAACATCTACCACGAAGGCTGGGATGCCCACTCCAACGTCGAAGGCAACGTGCGCAACAACTGCAAGGAGACCGACCAAGCCAGTGCCGCCCTAGTGAAGGACCTCAAACAACGCGGTCTGCTGGATGATACACTGGTGGTCTGGGGCGGTGAATTTGGCCGCACCCCAATGGTGGAAACCAATCCCGCGTTAGGCCGCGCACTCGGACGTGATCACCACCCGCAGGCCTTCACCATCTGGATGGCAGGCGGCGGTGTCAAAGGCGGTCAGACCATCGGGGCGACGGATGAGCTCGGCTTCAATGTCGTGGAAGATCCCGTCCACGTTCACGATGTGCAGGCCACCATGCTGCATCTCATGGGCTTCGATCACGAGCGACTCACCTTCCACACCCAGGGCCGCGACTACCGCCTCACCGATGTCCACGGCCACGTGGTAAAGAAGGTCCTACTAAAATCAAGGAGTGAGGCCATCCCTGTCCCGCGACTGCGGGATTGA
- a CDS encoding PSD1 and planctomycete cytochrome C domain-containing protein produces MLRFSLFILAFSSAQAVDFVADIQPIFEQRCYGCHGSNKQEAAFRLDHKPSALKGGDFGLAIKPRHSADSILVHAIEGRNPKMKMPRKGDPLSPEEIGKIKAWIDAGAEWPDSASVSLETKVDHWAFKAPIKPALPAAIHPVDAFIKQRLTREGLKPSPEAAPETLIRRVSLDLTGLPPTPEEVTAFVQDFKSSPKAYERMIEKLLSSPHYGERWGRHWLDAARYADSNGYEKDPMRHIWFYRDWVISAFNRDLPYDQFIIEQLAGDQLPKATQDQIVATGFLRNSMINEEGGVDPEQFRMEAMFDRMDTIGKSILGLTIGCTQCHNHKYDPISQVEYYQMFAFLNNDNEPWRVVYTSSEQMQRAQVLQSIQDLENKLKHEHADWPQRLEQWAAQVKGNQPAWTTLKFEDDPSGGEKAIRQKDGSILAQGYAPTKSHVKFVVDLKGLERSTSIPERSVDTPVRRPEESVAPTRTITAFRLELLNDPNLPAYGPGRSIKGMAALTEFTAEIKVGDKLTPLKFIKATADYGEPENTPLVPYARDKEADKDNRVTGPVTYAIDGDAKTAWGIDAGPGRRNVPRKAVFVLGKPLVVTPSMELTVGLSMKHGGWNSDDLQTMNLGRYRICATDAPDATADPLPPSVRAWVEKKEDATMKDAAIPSPVFAFFRSTLLEWKSVNDEIETLWKQHPEGTTTLVLDGRDEPRMTNLLKRGDFLKPGEQVTAGVPAMLNNPLPQDADGSRLTFARWMVSRQSPTTARAWVNRVWQAYFGIGLVDTPEDFGLQGSLPSHPELLDWLAAEFMDKGWSNKDLHRLILTSATYRQESKVTPALLEKDPYNRLLARGPRFRVEGEVVRDIQLAVSGLLNPQLGGRSVMPPAPEYLFEKPVSYAPFPWKIEGDNQKYRRSVYVFRRRSTPFPFLGTFDVPNGETACVKRARSNTPLQALMTLNETLSMEAAQHLAQRMEKAGAGDDAKAISHGFTLCTSRPPTVKEAALLTDLLKRQRQIKAADEAPPMVVVARVLLNLDETITKE; encoded by the coding sequence ATGCTGCGGTTTTCCCTTTTTATACTCGCCTTTTCTTCTGCTCAAGCGGTGGATTTTGTGGCGGACATCCAGCCCATCTTTGAGCAGCGCTGCTACGGCTGCCATGGCAGCAACAAACAAGAGGCGGCCTTCCGTCTGGATCACAAACCTAGCGCGCTAAAGGGCGGTGACTTTGGTCTGGCCATCAAGCCACGACACAGTGCGGATTCCATCTTGGTCCACGCCATCGAAGGCCGGAACCCGAAGATGAAAATGCCCCGCAAGGGAGATCCTCTCTCACCCGAAGAGATCGGCAAAATCAAAGCCTGGATTGATGCCGGGGCCGAGTGGCCAGACAGTGCCAGCGTCAGTCTGGAAACGAAAGTGGACCACTGGGCCTTCAAAGCACCCATCAAGCCAGCCTTGCCTGCGGCCATTCATCCCGTGGATGCTTTCATTAAGCAGCGGCTCACCCGCGAAGGCTTAAAGCCTTCTCCAGAAGCGGCTCCTGAAACGCTCATCCGCCGCGTTTCTCTGGACCTCACCGGCCTGCCGCCCACGCCGGAAGAAGTGACGGCTTTTGTGCAGGATTTTAAGTCTTCTCCCAAGGCCTACGAGCGCATGATCGAAAAGTTGCTGTCCAGCCCGCATTACGGTGAACGCTGGGGCCGCCACTGGCTGGATGCGGCGCGTTATGCGGACAGCAACGGTTATGAAAAGGACCCCATGCGCCACATCTGGTTTTACCGCGACTGGGTCATCAGCGCCTTCAATCGCGATCTGCCCTATGACCAGTTCATCATTGAGCAACTCGCCGGAGATCAGTTGCCAAAAGCCACGCAGGACCAAATCGTCGCCACCGGATTTCTGCGGAACTCCATGATCAATGAGGAAGGCGGCGTGGACCCCGAGCAATTCCGCATGGAGGCCATGTTTGATCGCATGGACACCATCGGCAAAAGCATCCTCGGCCTCACCATCGGCTGCACTCAGTGCCATAACCACAAGTATGACCCCATCAGCCAGGTGGAATATTATCAGATGTTCGCCTTCCTGAACAACGACAACGAGCCCTGGCGCGTCGTCTATACCAGCAGCGAGCAGATGCAGCGCGCACAGGTTTTACAAAGCATCCAGGACCTGGAAAACAAACTGAAGCATGAGCACGCCGACTGGCCTCAACGCCTGGAGCAATGGGCCGCCCAGGTGAAGGGCAACCAACCCGCCTGGACCACGCTGAAATTTGAAGACGATCCCTCCGGCGGTGAAAAAGCCATCCGTCAAAAAGACGGCAGTATCTTGGCCCAAGGCTACGCACCCACCAAGTCCCACGTGAAATTTGTCGTGGATCTAAAGGGCCTCGAGAGGAGCACAAGCATCCCCGAGAGGAGCGTGGACACTCCTGTCCGCCGTCCTGAGGAGAGCGTAGCCCCCACGCGCACCATCACCGCCTTTCGCCTGGAACTTCTCAACGATCCCAACCTGCCAGCCTATGGCCCAGGCCGCTCCATCAAAGGTATGGCCGCCCTCACGGAGTTCACGGCTGAAATCAAAGTCGGTGACAAGCTCACCCCATTGAAATTCATCAAAGCCACCGCTGATTACGGCGAGCCTGAAAACACACCCTTGGTGCCCTATGCCCGCGATAAGGAAGCGGACAAGGACAATCGTGTCACGGGCCCGGTCACTTACGCCATCGATGGTGATGCCAAAACAGCCTGGGGCATAGATGCCGGACCCGGCCGCCGAAATGTGCCCCGCAAAGCCGTCTTCGTTTTGGGAAAACCCCTGGTCGTCACTCCCAGTATGGAGCTCACCGTAGGCCTCAGCATGAAGCACGGCGGCTGGAACAGCGATGACCTGCAAACGATGAACCTGGGCCGCTACCGTATCTGCGCTACCGATGCCCCTGACGCGACGGCTGATCCACTGCCGCCATCCGTCCGCGCCTGGGTGGAGAAAAAAGAAGATGCCACCATGAAAGATGCGGCCATCCCCTCCCCTGTCTTTGCTTTTTTCCGCAGCACCCTCCTCGAATGGAAGAGCGTCAATGACGAGATCGAAACCCTCTGGAAGCAGCATCCAGAAGGCACCACTACCCTGGTGCTGGATGGTCGCGATGAACCCCGCATGACCAACCTGCTGAAGCGCGGGGATTTCCTCAAGCCCGGTGAACAAGTGACCGCTGGTGTGCCTGCGATGCTGAACAATCCCCTCCCCCAGGATGCCGACGGCTCCCGCCTCACCTTCGCCCGCTGGATGGTTTCCCGCCAGTCTCCCACCACAGCACGGGCCTGGGTAAACAGGGTCTGGCAGGCTTACTTTGGCATCGGGCTCGTGGATACACCGGAGGACTTTGGCCTTCAAGGCAGCCTGCCCAGCCACCCCGAACTGCTGGACTGGCTGGCCGCTGAGTTCATGGACAAGGGCTGGTCTAACAAAGACCTGCACCGCCTCATCCTCACCAGCGCCACCTACCGTCAGGAGAGCAAAGTCACCCCTGCACTGCTGGAAAAAGATCCCTACAACCGACTGCTGGCCCGTGGCCCCCGCTTTCGCGTGGAGGGCGAGGTGGTGCGTGACATCCAGCTCGCGGTCAGCGGTTTGTTAAATCCTCAGTTAGGCGGGCGCAGTGTCATGCCCCCGGCCCCTGAGTACTTGTTTGAAAAACCCGTGAGCTATGCCCCCTTTCCGTGGAAAATTGAAGGAGATAACCAAAAGTATCGCCGCAGCGTCTATGTCTTCCGTCGCCGCAGCACCCCCTTCCCCTTCCTAGGTACCTTCGACGTGCCGAATGGAGAAACCGCCTGCGTGAAACGCGCCCGCAGCAACACGCCGCTTCAGGCTCTGATGACACTGAATGAAACCCTCAGCATGGAGGCGGCGCAGCATCTGGCCCAGCGCATGGAGAAAGCTGGCGCGGGCGATGATGCCAAAGCCATCTCCCACGGCTTTACCCTCTGCACCTCACGCCCACCCACGGTCAAAGAAGCCGCGCTGCTGACGGATCTGCTAAAACGCCAGCGACAGATCAAAGCCGCCGACGAAGCGCCTCCAATGGTCGTCGTCGCCCGGGTTCTGCTGAATCTCGACGAGACGATCACCAAGGAATGA
- a CDS encoding glycosyltransferase — protein sequence MIEWEKLLWLTSYIIVSAGLSAFGAHKVKVLYTYWKHRKNPPKALREFAELPVVTIQLPIFNEADVLGQLVASISALEYPKDRLQIQFLDDSTDETSQACEQYAQTMREQGFDVEYRHRTNRQGFKAGALDAAMATVKGEFICIFDADFEPEPDYLMQTIHHFTDPQVGIVQARWGHKNLDFSLLTRLQGILLDGHLMMEQTSRSRQGEFCNFNGTAGLWRRCVIDEAGGWKHDTLTEDLDLSYRAQMLGWRFIYLNDIIVPAELPPDMDGFKSQQHRWTKGSVQVCKKVLGKVWRSDEPFMKKVEATAHLTSNFANLLTLCTLVLLYPVDFLPVNSWQKAVFVDLPVFLFATVAVIAFYLTAQGAQRRLGWLQTIPYIPLFMALGIGMSINNGKAVIEALLGQESEFVRTPKYGVNSRAQAQSSKKSFRYKAGKSLCLWIELALVGYFGHLLWMAVEKEQWGSLPFLALFLGGFLYVSLSSLMKRFSMATFTPPEPPSKGPSETEEAEVMVA from the coding sequence ATGATCGAGTGGGAAAAGCTTCTCTGGTTAACCAGTTACATCATCGTTTCCGCCGGACTGTCCGCCTTTGGGGCGCACAAGGTCAAGGTTCTGTACACCTATTGGAAGCACCGTAAAAACCCGCCCAAGGCCCTGCGAGAGTTCGCTGAACTGCCCGTGGTGACCATCCAACTCCCGATTTTTAACGAGGCGGATGTCTTGGGCCAGCTCGTCGCCTCCATCAGTGCCTTGGAGTACCCGAAAGATCGCCTGCAGATCCAGTTTCTGGATGATTCCACGGATGAAACTTCCCAGGCCTGCGAGCAATACGCTCAAACGATGCGGGAGCAGGGCTTCGACGTGGAGTATCGCCACCGCACGAACCGGCAAGGTTTTAAAGCTGGAGCACTGGATGCCGCCATGGCGACGGTCAAAGGCGAGTTCATCTGCATCTTCGATGCCGACTTTGAGCCGGAGCCGGACTACCTGATGCAGACCATCCACCACTTTACGGATCCCCAAGTGGGCATCGTGCAGGCGCGCTGGGGGCACAAGAATCTGGATTTCTCCCTGCTCACTCGTCTCCAGGGCATCCTGCTGGATGGGCATCTGATGATGGAGCAGACCTCCCGCAGCCGGCAGGGTGAGTTTTGTAACTTCAATGGCACGGCGGGCCTCTGGCGCCGCTGCGTGATTGATGAAGCAGGCGGCTGGAAACATGACACGCTGACGGAAGATCTGGACCTCAGCTACCGTGCGCAGATGCTGGGCTGGCGGTTCATTTACCTGAATGACATCATCGTCCCTGCAGAGTTGCCGCCGGACATGGATGGCTTTAAATCCCAGCAGCACCGCTGGACCAAGGGGTCCGTGCAGGTTTGCAAAAAAGTGCTGGGCAAGGTCTGGCGCAGCGATGAGCCCTTCATGAAAAAGGTGGAGGCCACCGCTCACCTGACCTCAAACTTTGCGAACTTACTGACTCTTTGCACCCTGGTGCTGCTGTATCCGGTGGATTTCCTGCCAGTGAATTCCTGGCAAAAGGCGGTCTTTGTGGACTTGCCGGTGTTCCTCTTTGCCACGGTGGCGGTGATCGCCTTTTACCTCACCGCTCAGGGAGCGCAGCGGCGCTTGGGCTGGCTACAGACCATCCCCTACATTCCGCTTTTCATGGCGCTGGGCATCGGGATGTCCATCAACAACGGCAAGGCGGTCATTGAGGCGCTTTTGGGCCAGGAGTCTGAATTTGTGCGCACGCCGAAGTATGGCGTGAATAGCCGCGCCCAGGCGCAGTCCTCGAAAAAATCCTTCCGCTACAAAGCGGGTAAATCCCTGTGTTTGTGGATCGAACTGGCCCTCGTCGGTTACTTTGGCCACCTGCTCTGGATGGCGGTGGAGAAAGAGCAGTGGGGCTCGTTGCCCTTCCTCGCCTTGTTCCTCGGTGGCTTCCTATATGTCTCTCTCAGTTCCCTGATGAAGCGCTTTTCCATGGCCACTTTCACCCCGCCCGAGCCGCCTTCCAAAGGCCCCAGCGAGACCGAAGAGGCTGAAGTGATGGTGGCTTGA
- a CDS encoding DUF1800 family protein, giving the protein MKGHLTLHAIVLGLLLGTPALQGEFTMLGSLGNQDGNPQEFGDGTWGTNAAPGSATALDNDYYFSGTYPAPIGLVAEAEPWTNLERTLGTGNPLTRLHFNLNAAQVTPTLRLRFVFHHVWGGWSEPGYGAHELEVRLNGTVLKTETATTSGTVVVEANAGSMTPLVGENILQVARIGGAADGWVQLDSLTLEIHPTALVDADGDGLPRWWEEDHGLSDAVTADAVANPDQDGLTNLQEYALKTDPRVADTDGDGLKDGREVELGTQPLLADTDGDTLTDGEETTATPPTNPLLADTDNDGAPDAWELRTGFNATSATHTPPVWSGSIGLNFVSELNPENALAARAVTGFAPQMNWNSTIPLTSWNSATGTHQAVASPVAGVLVNSAGTPTAMTMSWSSTSGFWASGHGGSSTGKLFDGFFSVNNDTGGTLTFSQVPYATYDVIVYVGSVYDGAKGRLRLNDQATSDRWFVTSSTAPETRFIQPLISSEAVPWRGNTIRFRNISGSSFNLKLFRTSWYEVGIHGVQIVDATANADNDGMPTWWELAHKLNPAANDAATDLDGDLLDNLGEWTRQTDPHVADTDGDGLTDDVETSTGQWVSATDTGSSPLLADTDSDGLADGEEVNRLPQPTNPNLADSDGDGRSDRDEIRQSTNPVEADAANAQMPIVTTSPRNFIWVVDNVQLVWDHTRGHVVDMPWGDNQLMNFRLANAANPGRDAFQIALRVKGGRVSHFLYSSYENGFSHPDNDGWDIWEADWNEMPTDHKAALGFSGHGRADISDRLRFQILGTSPGAQTNWTFTFSLINQDTGSTVIERTFVGCHLATNVHTNAVNWQDLRDPPNANRLEITRHVGVQMFFQSTPLEDTPAFAAYKDTDEDGMPDVWEDAYTLDKNNATNASVDSDVDGLTNLQEYLAGTSPRDRDSDDDGAPDGLEMQNGSHPLQASSLPPFYHGTPSLPAMEDFNGNGMSDPWEYWAGGGILPRHLDADKDGLTNGDEAAAGTDPFNPQSRFWSTVEHLGTDVTVRWPTLNFKTGHVWESHNLSNWAAASGTPVPDGSNWTQTFANALQNPISTFYRLALEDVDSDGDGVSDWTEVNVLGSNPQIDSSIRPPVFTDLNGDGVPDAEVGGDLVSLLEQFGQGSSAASAGQPAIMRSQASRFLMQAAFGPTLEDIHRVQTLGYADWIAEQVAKPPTLHSTYIQGIYDDMLGQRSQSNFNRGGEIEAPFLFGNNMMTAFARASIQGEDQLRQRVAFALSQILVTSRRDANLESRCLGMADYYDVLVRHAFGNYHDLLMKVTLHPVMGRYLSHVGNQKADPSINRYPDENYAREIMQLFTIGLWELNPDGTQKLNGQGQSIPTYTNAEITQLARVMTGFWFGGHTWGGGGWTEQDLATPMTLRGQYHDFGKKTLLGGYIIPARAATDENAERDVSDAVRHLFKHPNTPIFVGRQLIQFLVTDNPSPAYIQRIAAVFADNGEGVRGDLKSVVTAILLDEEARDPRITGRPSYGRLKEPVIRTMALARAFGLKEVPDLLWWDWGDFFNASRQEPTFSPSVFNFYRPDYRAPGLLTQNNLAGPVFQITDSFSSISFPNRLWQTLMQGFSMWETYRFPLDLSREKALASTPADLVDHLNLLFCAGQMRPSTRMLILGVINQIPAQQTSARVQVAAYLALVCPEGAVMR; this is encoded by the coding sequence ATGAAAGGCCATTTGACCCTCCATGCCATCGTCCTGGGCCTCCTCCTGGGTACGCCTGCTTTGCAGGGGGAATTCACCATGCTTGGCTCGTTGGGGAATCAAGATGGCAATCCCCAGGAATTTGGCGACGGCACCTGGGGTACGAATGCGGCCCCGGGCAGTGCTACGGCACTGGACAATGACTATTATTTTTCGGGTACCTACCCGGCACCGATCGGCCTGGTGGCTGAGGCAGAACCGTGGACGAATCTGGAACGAACCCTCGGCACGGGCAATCCGCTGACCCGACTGCACTTCAACCTGAATGCCGCCCAAGTGACGCCGACCCTGCGCCTGCGTTTCGTCTTCCATCATGTCTGGGGCGGCTGGTCAGAGCCCGGCTACGGAGCCCATGAACTGGAAGTGCGCCTGAACGGCACAGTGCTCAAAACTGAGACCGCAACCACCAGTGGCACCGTGGTGGTGGAGGCCAATGCAGGCAGCATGACCCCACTCGTCGGTGAAAACATCCTGCAAGTGGCGCGCATCGGCGGGGCGGCAGATGGCTGGGTGCAGCTGGACTCCCTGACTCTGGAGATCCACCCCACTGCGCTGGTGGATGCCGATGGCGACGGCCTGCCCCGCTGGTGGGAGGAAGACCACGGCCTGAGCGATGCCGTCACGGCCGATGCTGTGGCCAATCCTGACCAAGACGGTCTGACCAACCTGCAAGAGTATGCGCTAAAAACCGATCCCCGAGTCGCCGACACAGACGGAGATGGTCTCAAAGATGGACGCGAGGTGGAGCTGGGCACCCAGCCGCTGCTGGCCGATACCGATGGCGATACCCTAACCGATGGCGAAGAAACCACCGCCACACCGCCGACGAATCCGCTGCTGGCCGATACGGACAATGATGGTGCCCCTGATGCCTGGGAGCTGCGCACGGGATTCAATGCGACTTCCGCCACCCACACTCCACCGGTCTGGAGTGGCAGCATCGGGCTGAATTTTGTCTCCGAACTGAATCCTGAAAATGCCCTCGCGGCACGGGCTGTCACCGGCTTTGCCCCGCAGATGAACTGGAATAGCACGATCCCGCTCACCAGTTGGAACTCGGCCACCGGAACCCATCAGGCCGTGGCCAGTCCTGTAGCAGGGGTTTTGGTCAATAGCGCAGGCACCCCCACGGCGATGACGATGAGCTGGAGCTCCACCTCCGGCTTTTGGGCCAGCGGCCACGGGGGCAGTTCCACGGGCAAATTGTTCGATGGTTTTTTCAGCGTGAACAATGACACAGGCGGCACGCTCACCTTTAGCCAGGTGCCCTACGCCACCTATGATGTCATCGTCTATGTGGGCTCCGTTTATGATGGGGCCAAAGGGCGGCTGCGCCTCAATGACCAGGCCACGAGTGATCGCTGGTTTGTCACCTCCAGCACCGCCCCAGAAACGCGCTTCATCCAGCCCCTGATCTCCAGTGAGGCGGTCCCCTGGCGTGGCAATACCATCCGCTTTCGCAACATCAGCGGCAGCAGTTTTAACCTGAAACTCTTCCGCACCAGTTGGTATGAGGTGGGCATCCACGGCGTGCAGATCGTCGATGCCACCGCGAACGCCGACAATGATGGCATGCCCACCTGGTGGGAGCTAGCCCACAAGCTCAATCCTGCCGCCAACGATGCCGCGACTGACCTGGATGGCGATCTCCTGGACAACCTTGGCGAATGGACCCGGCAAACCGATCCTCATGTGGCCGACACGGATGGCGATGGCCTAACCGACGACGTGGAAACATCCACCGGCCAGTGGGTGAGCGCGACCGACACGGGCTCCAGCCCCCTGCTCGCCGATACGGACAGCGATGGGCTGGCCGATGGCGAGGAAGTGAACCGCCTCCCTCAACCAACGAATCCAAACTTAGCTGATAGCGATGGCGATGGCCGCAGCGACCGAGATGAGATCCGCCAGAGCACCAACCCTGTGGAAGCCGATGCCGCCAATGCGCAGATGCCCATCGTCACCACCTCACCACGCAACTTCATCTGGGTGGTGGACAATGTGCAGCTCGTCTGGGACCACACACGTGGCCACGTGGTGGACATGCCCTGGGGCGATAACCAACTCATGAATTTCCGCCTGGCCAATGCGGCCAATCCAGGCCGCGATGCCTTCCAAATAGCCCTGCGCGTGAAAGGCGGGCGCGTTTCCCACTTCCTCTATTCCAGCTACGAAAATGGCTTCAGCCACCCAGACAATGATGGCTGGGACATCTGGGAGGCCGACTGGAATGAAATGCCCACCGACCACAAAGCCGCGCTCGGCTTCAGCGGGCATGGCCGTGCCGATATCTCGGATCGGCTGCGTTTCCAAATCCTCGGCACCAGCCCCGGTGCCCAGACGAACTGGACCTTCACCTTCAGTCTTATCAATCAAGACACAGGCAGCACCGTGATCGAACGCACCTTTGTCGGCTGCCATCTCGCCACGAACGTGCATACCAATGCGGTCAACTGGCAGGACCTTCGAGATCCCCCCAATGCCAATCGGCTGGAAATCACCCGGCACGTTGGCGTGCAGATGTTTTTTCAAAGTACCCCTCTAGAGGACACGCCTGCCTTTGCCGCCTACAAAGACACCGATGAAGATGGCATGCCCGATGTTTGGGAGGACGCTTACACGTTGGATAAAAACAATGCCACCAACGCCAGTGTGGACAGCGACGTTGATGGCCTAACCAACCTTCAGGAATACCTCGCAGGCACAAGCCCACGAGATCGCGATAGCGACGACGACGGCGCACCGGATGGGCTGGAGATGCAGAATGGCAGTCACCCCCTCCAGGCTAGCAGCCTACCGCCTTTCTATCATGGCACCCCGAGCCTCCCGGCCATGGAAGACTTTAATGGCAACGGCATGTCAGATCCCTGGGAATACTGGGCTGGCGGCGGCATTCTCCCCCGTCACTTGGACGCGGACAAGGACGGCCTAACCAATGGTGATGAAGCCGCAGCGGGCACTGACCCTTTCAATCCACAGTCGCGTTTTTGGTCCACCGTCGAACATCTAGGGACTGATGTCACCGTGCGCTGGCCGACGCTGAATTTCAAAACCGGCCATGTGTGGGAATCGCACAATCTTTCCAATTGGGCCGCAGCTTCCGGCACCCCAGTCCCAGACGGCAGTAATTGGACGCAGACCTTTGCCAATGCACTGCAAAACCCCATCAGCACTTTCTATCGTCTCGCCCTAGAGGATGTGGACAGTGATGGAGATGGCGTCAGCGACTGGACCGAAGTCAACGTGCTGGGGTCGAATCCTCAGATAGATAGCAGCATTCGCCCTCCCGTCTTTACCGACCTCAATGGCGACGGTGTGCCCGATGCAGAGGTGGGTGGAGATTTGGTGAGCCTGCTGGAGCAATTTGGCCAAGGCAGTAGTGCAGCCAGTGCAGGCCAGCCAGCCATCATGCGTTCCCAAGCCTCTCGCTTCCTCATGCAGGCTGCGTTTGGCCCCACCCTAGAGGACATCCATCGGGTACAAACTCTCGGTTATGCCGACTGGATAGCCGAGCAGGTAGCCAAGCCACCCACCCTGCACTCCACCTACATCCAGGGCATCTATGACGACATGCTAGGGCAGCGTTCCCAGAGCAACTTCAATCGCGGTGGCGAAATCGAGGCCCCCTTCCTGTTTGGCAATAACATGATGACCGCCTTTGCCCGCGCCAGCATCCAAGGAGAGGACCAGTTACGCCAACGCGTGGCCTTTGCGCTCAGCCAAATCCTCGTCACCTCCCGGCGGGATGCCAACCTGGAAAGCCGCTGCCTCGGCATGGCCGACTATTACGATGTCCTCGTTCGCCATGCTTTTGGCAATTACCACGATCTGCTCATGAAGGTGACCCTGCATCCCGTCATGGGCCGCTACCTCAGCCACGTGGGCAACCAAAAAGCAGACCCTTCTATCAACCGCTATCCCGATGAAAACTACGCCCGTGAGATCATGCAGCTCTTCACCATCGGGCTATGGGAACTGAATCCTGATGGCACTCAGAAACTCAATGGGCAGGGCCAGTCCATTCCCACCTACACGAATGCAGAGATCACCCAGCTCGCGCGGGTCATGACAGGCTTTTGGTTCGGCGGCCATACCTGGGGCGGCGGCGGCTGGACAGAGCAGGACCTCGCCACACCCATGACCTTGCGTGGTCAATACCATGACTTTGGCAAGAAAACCTTGTTAGGCGGTTACATCATCCCGGCCCGTGCTGCCACAGATGAGAATGCGGAGCGCGATGTGAGCGATGCCGTGAGACATCTTTTTAAGCACCCAAACACGCCCATCTTCGTCGGGCGGCAGCTCATCCAGTTCCTCGTCACAGACAATCCCAGCCCCGCATACATTCAGCGAATCGCCGCTGTCTTCGCTGACAATGGCGAAGGTGTGCGAGGTGATTTGAAGTCCGTCGTCACGGCGATTCTCCTGGATGAAGAAGCCCGCGATCCACGCATCACGGGCCGGCCTTCCTACGGTCGCTTGAAGGAACCTGTGATCCGCACCATGGCCTTGGCCCGCGCCTTCGGTTTGAAGGAGGTACCGGATTTGCTGTGGTGGGACTGGGGGGATTTCTTCAATGCCAGCCGCCAAGAACCCACCTTTTCCCCCAGTGTGTTTAATTTCTACCGACCCGACTACCGCGCCCCTGGTTTGTTGACTCAAAACAATCTCGCCGGTCCCGTGTTCCAGATCACCGATAGCTTCAGTTCCATCTCCTTTCCGAATCGCCTCTGGCAGACTCTCATGCAGGGCTTTTCCATGTGGGAAACTTACCGCTTTCCGCTGGATCTCTCCCGTGAAAAAGCCCTCGCTTCAACACCTGCAGATTTAGTGGACCACCTCAACTTACTCTTCTGCGCCGGGCAAATGCGCCCCTCCACCCGCATGCTCATCCTCGGGGTGATCAACCAGATTCCCGCTCAACAAACCTCCGCCCGCGTGCAGGTGGCCGCCTACCTCGCCCTCGTCTGCCCCGAAGGCGCAGTGATGAGATGA